One stretch of Siphonobacter curvatus DNA includes these proteins:
- a CDS encoding pyridoxal phosphate-dependent aminotransferase: MNRRNWLKSGALAVAGASVPDFWRPAEAAAVGLPKLAGLPIKARLMSNENPYGPSAKAQKAIAEAISSGWMYPRESIMTFKKMIARENGVSEAHVLLGAGSGELLMASGIHYTMKGGAATNIVGGDPTYMQLLRTALALGAEFKKTTLTKDFTYDFNGMAAAVNDKTSLVYLCNPNNPTGILEDASKMTAFCEDLSKKKPLFIDEAYMDYAADPKASSMTELVKKGHNVLIARTFSKIHGFAGLRIGYLIGQPDTLREINKFCTGGGSMSATSVKGAIASYMDTDFLTYSKAKCLESKEYLYKTLKDKGYDYLPSSANFVLFPIKTEGKGFVEKMAQKGVAIKSWEFAGQHWCRVSMGTLDEMKTFGEAFGTLA; encoded by the coding sequence ATGAACCGTCGTAACTGGCTTAAATCCGGGGCCTTGGCCGTCGCCGGAGCAAGCGTACCTGATTTCTGGCGACCCGCCGAAGCCGCAGCCGTTGGACTGCCCAAGCTGGCGGGCCTACCCATCAAAGCCCGTTTGATGTCGAATGAAAATCCGTACGGACCTTCAGCAAAGGCTCAGAAAGCAATTGCCGAAGCGATTTCGAGTGGCTGGATGTACCCTCGTGAGTCGATCATGACCTTTAAAAAAATGATTGCCCGGGAAAACGGCGTCAGCGAAGCCCACGTCCTGCTCGGGGCCGGTTCGGGCGAGTTACTGATGGCTTCCGGCATTCATTACACCATGAAAGGCGGAGCCGCTACCAATATCGTAGGCGGTGACCCGACTTACATGCAGCTGTTGCGGACGGCCCTAGCCCTGGGAGCCGAATTCAAAAAAACGACCCTGACGAAAGATTTCACCTACGATTTCAACGGCATGGCCGCAGCAGTCAACGATAAAACGTCACTCGTTTACCTCTGCAATCCGAATAATCCGACGGGTATTCTGGAAGATGCTTCAAAAATGACGGCTTTTTGCGAAGACCTGTCCAAGAAGAAACCGCTGTTTATCGACGAGGCGTACATGGATTACGCGGCTGACCCCAAAGCCAGCAGCATGACCGAACTGGTCAAGAAAGGACATAACGTACTCATTGCCCGCACCTTTTCAAAAATTCACGGTTTTGCCGGTTTACGCATTGGCTATCTGATTGGTCAACCCGATACGCTTCGGGAAATCAATAAATTCTGTACCGGCGGCGGCAGTATGTCGGCCACCTCCGTGAAGGGAGCCATTGCCAGTTACATGGATACGGATTTTCTGACCTACTCGAAGGCCAAATGCCTGGAGTCGAAAGAATATTTGTACAAAACACTCAAGGACAAAGGGTACGATTACCTGCCTTCGTCGGCGAACTTCGTACTCTTTCCCATCAAAACGGAGGGTAAAGGCTTCGTGGAGAAAATGGCCCAGAAAGGCGTAGCTATCAAAAGCTGGGAGTTCGCCGGACAACACTGGTGCCGCGTTTCGATGGGTACCCTGGACGAAATGAAAACCTTTGGCGAAGCCTTCGGTACATTAGCCTGA
- a CDS encoding SusD/RagB family nutrient-binding outer membrane lipoprotein has protein sequence MKTLTIKTLALATGMALMTSGCTGSFDSVNDNPNSPTSVSPQYLLTYALEKSIDRYWGSNTRFERLNLDAAELWIQHLGRNIYSNEGDNYEASQALMLNNWQSFFNDSQLNLQRILTITDEKGSNPHANYYGVALVMRTWVFSVLTDTFGAIPYSQALQGGTDAPVLTPKYDAQEQVYTQMLADLKTANEKLSVTGPTIAGDIVYNGSILKWKKFANSLRLRLANRQAAKKPAESRVIMKEILSDPTTYPIFTSNDDNASLKTTTSRPSNNEWNETMIWGSRTDWNLSQTLVDKLVALNDPRLEVYGSQQGGVWLGVPNGLPDAIATTYLARAAKIGTAFTKADAPEVIMTLSELNFILAEAAIDGDIEGGAAVAKEYFEKGVNASMTQYGVTAPASYFTTVGTVTREKILDQKWICLFANGVEAWAEWRRTGLPVFPAKDPRSVFANDGVLPTRLPYPGSEASLNATNMKEGISLNGGTDDFKTKLWWAEK, from the coding sequence ATGAAAACATTGACGATAAAAACGCTTGCCCTCGCCACCGGAATGGCCCTGATGACCTCGGGCTGCACGGGTAGTTTCGATTCGGTAAACGACAATCCCAACAGTCCGACCAGCGTATCCCCGCAGTATTTGCTGACCTACGCTCTGGAAAAATCCATCGACCGGTACTGGGGTAGTAATACGCGTTTCGAGCGACTAAACCTCGACGCCGCCGAACTCTGGATTCAGCATCTGGGCCGCAACATTTATTCCAACGAAGGCGATAATTACGAGGCTTCGCAGGCCTTGATGCTTAACAACTGGCAGTCGTTCTTCAACGATTCACAGCTCAACCTCCAACGCATTCTGACCATTACGGATGAAAAAGGCAGCAACCCCCATGCTAACTATTACGGTGTAGCTCTGGTGATGCGTACCTGGGTATTTTCGGTGCTCACGGATACGTTCGGAGCCATTCCGTACTCGCAGGCCTTGCAGGGAGGTACGGATGCCCCCGTCCTAACACCCAAGTACGACGCTCAGGAGCAGGTCTATACCCAAATGCTGGCGGACCTGAAAACGGCCAATGAAAAACTATCGGTAACCGGCCCAACCATTGCGGGTGATATCGTTTACAACGGCAGTATTCTGAAATGGAAAAAGTTTGCGAATTCCCTTCGCTTACGACTGGCCAACCGGCAAGCCGCCAAGAAACCCGCCGAATCGCGGGTCATTATGAAGGAAATCCTGAGCGATCCGACGACGTATCCCATTTTTACCAGTAATGATGACAATGCCAGTCTGAAAACTACCACTTCTCGTCCTTCCAACAATGAGTGGAACGAAACGATGATCTGGGGTAGTCGGACCGACTGGAATCTTTCCCAAACCCTGGTTGATAAGCTGGTGGCCCTGAACGATCCGCGTCTGGAGGTATATGGTAGCCAGCAGGGTGGCGTTTGGCTGGGCGTACCCAACGGACTACCCGACGCCATTGCAACGACGTATCTGGCCCGAGCCGCCAAAATTGGTACCGCGTTCACCAAAGCCGATGCCCCGGAAGTCATCATGACGCTGTCCGAACTGAATTTCATTCTGGCCGAAGCCGCCATTGACGGGGACATTGAAGGGGGTGCTGCCGTAGCGAAAGAGTACTTCGAAAAAGGAGTTAACGCCTCCATGACGCAGTACGGCGTAACGGCCCCGGCTTCCTATTTTACGACGGTGGGTACGGTAACCCGGGAAAAAATTCTGGATCAGAAATGGATTTGTCTCTTTGCGAACGGCGTCGAAGCCTGGGCGGAATGGCGTCGGACGGGGCTGCCCGTATTCCCGGCCAAAGACCCACGTTCGGTTTTTGCCAACGACGGCGTACTCCCCACGCGACTCCCCTATCCCGGCTCGGAAGCTTCGCTCAACGCAACGAATATGAAAGAAGGCATCAGCCTCAACGGTGGTACAGACGATTTCAAGACCAAACTCTGGTGGGCCGAGAAATAG
- a CDS encoding SusC/RagA family TonB-linked outer membrane protein, with product MKRKLLWLFAILMGWSMAVSAQDQVLIGKVFSDDDKLGLPGTSVSIKGTTIGTTTDTEGKFKLTLPSGGATLVISFIGYIKQEVTVTTQTSLDVYLKPEAGQLTEVVVTALGIQREKKALGYAQQSIGGKAVSEVRPANVANALSGKVAGLRIQAGTGPGSGSTIQIRGASSITNNNQPLIVIDGVPIEQSFSKRLGGGIADINPENIKDVSVLKGPSASALYGSRAANGVILITTKDGSGQQGIGVEVNTNYTVERPWISPNFQNTYGGGNGYRTWYRNGWSGSITDPAEIAQYRAVYGPNAPLTGTEGTDESWGAPMDGRLVRQWWTGTDVAPLTPMPSNYRDFWQTGSTWSNNVAISGGNEKGSFRLGLGRLDQKGIMYFNDFHRNNYKLNSHYNFTPKLSVNVSAEYIKSGSGNRGYTGGQEFIWSHRQTDWNKLRDWRSYTSVHIQPPGDTDPPNWQHTFFTNPYYSQEMLPTSDTRDRLVGNIALNYKILDDLTLTLRSGTDLWTQTVIAVSNFERVRNGSRSYGAYNEEVLRRQETNTDVLLTYKKDITEAFSINATAGALLRTNYYKRNYTNVGQLVIDGVYNLSNSIATQNTVASAIERKESQSVFGAVNFGWQNMLFLDVTARNDWSSTLPSNNRSYFYPSAALSAVVSDLVPSLKNNVLSFLKVRGSLAQVGNDTDPYGLAEVYTAGTSWNGSLPEFYVPTRKPNPTLKPEITTGQEVGLEARFFRGKLGLDVTYYSQTTKDQIIPVQLSKATGYNSAIQNIGKMRNRGLEISLTGTPVKLDNGFTWDVALNFARNRNTVLELLPGVLNNLVINERRGLTLEARAGQPYGTLYGYGFERVQSSDPSAAYYDPTGQYAGQLVLTNGLPVKSTTQKILGNVQPDWMGGFSNTFSYKGLILSALIDAKIGGDMYDEGTANARWTGQYAETALGREEGVIGKGVTAVRSAEGAYTFTPNSTIVSANQYYGYNNPRNYHEAAIFDASYVKLREVSLGYQIPSAFIKRLRLQSAKISVVGRNVAMLFKNHPHADPEIDANGGNAQGFGYGELPSSRSMGFNLSLGF from the coding sequence ATGAAGAGAAAATTACTCTGGCTGTTTGCCATATTAATGGGTTGGTCGATGGCTGTTTCCGCTCAGGATCAGGTTTTGATCGGAAAGGTCTTCTCCGACGACGATAAACTCGGTCTACCCGGCACTTCGGTATCCATCAAAGGAACCACCATCGGTACTACTACCGACACCGAAGGCAAATTCAAACTTACCCTTCCCTCGGGCGGAGCTACGCTGGTCATTTCCTTCATTGGCTATATCAAGCAGGAAGTAACCGTAACGACCCAGACTTCGCTTGACGTGTATTTGAAACCGGAAGCGGGTCAGCTCACGGAAGTGGTGGTAACCGCTCTGGGTATTCAGCGGGAGAAAAAGGCCCTGGGCTACGCTCAGCAAAGCATTGGTGGAAAGGCCGTTTCGGAAGTTCGGCCTGCCAACGTGGCCAATGCCCTGTCGGGTAAAGTAGCAGGGCTACGCATTCAGGCGGGTACCGGTCCGGGTTCGGGTTCAACGATTCAAATTCGGGGTGCCTCTTCCATTACTAACAACAACCAGCCCCTCATTGTCATCGATGGCGTACCCATCGAGCAGAGTTTCAGCAAGCGACTGGGCGGTGGTATTGCCGACATCAACCCCGAAAACATCAAGGATGTTTCGGTACTGAAAGGCCCCTCGGCTTCGGCCCTCTACGGTTCGCGGGCGGCTAACGGCGTGATTTTGATTACGACGAAAGACGGCTCCGGTCAGCAGGGAATCGGCGTGGAAGTGAATACCAACTATACCGTCGAACGGCCCTGGATTTCACCCAATTTTCAGAACACTTACGGCGGTGGAAACGGGTATCGCACCTGGTACCGCAACGGCTGGAGTGGCTCGATTACCGATCCGGCAGAAATTGCTCAGTACCGGGCTGTCTACGGTCCGAATGCTCCACTGACGGGTACAGAGGGAACCGATGAAAGCTGGGGTGCCCCGATGGATGGCCGGCTGGTTCGCCAGTGGTGGACGGGTACGGACGTGGCTCCGCTCACGCCCATGCCCAGCAACTACCGGGATTTCTGGCAGACGGGCAGTACCTGGTCCAACAACGTGGCTATCTCCGGTGGTAATGAAAAAGGAAGTTTCCGCCTCGGTTTAGGTCGACTGGATCAGAAAGGCATTATGTATTTCAATGATTTCCACCGCAATAACTATAAACTGAATAGCCATTACAATTTCACCCCTAAACTAAGCGTAAACGTCTCCGCCGAGTACATCAAAAGCGGCTCGGGTAACCGGGGCTATACGGGTGGTCAGGAGTTTATCTGGTCGCACCGACAAACCGACTGGAATAAATTACGTGATTGGCGAAGCTATACCAGTGTTCACATCCAGCCTCCCGGCGATACGGATCCACCGAACTGGCAGCATACCTTCTTTACGAACCCCTACTACAGTCAGGAAATGCTGCCCACATCGGATACGCGAGATCGCCTCGTCGGAAACATTGCTCTGAATTACAAAATTCTTGATGATCTAACGCTAACCCTACGTTCGGGTACGGATCTCTGGACGCAGACCGTCATTGCCGTCAGCAATTTCGAACGCGTCCGGAACGGTTCCCGCTCGTACGGTGCCTACAACGAAGAAGTACTGCGGCGGCAGGAAACCAATACCGACGTTCTGTTGACTTACAAAAAAGACATCACGGAAGCGTTCTCGATCAATGCTACGGCGGGTGCTCTGTTGCGTACTAACTACTACAAACGCAATTATACCAATGTGGGTCAGCTGGTAATTGATGGCGTATATAACCTATCGAACTCCATTGCTACGCAGAACACCGTAGCCAGTGCCATCGAACGCAAGGAAAGTCAATCGGTATTCGGAGCTGTGAACTTTGGCTGGCAGAATATGCTCTTTCTGGATGTAACCGCCCGAAACGATTGGTCATCTACCCTGCCCTCAAACAACCGCAGTTATTTCTACCCCTCGGCGGCTCTGAGTGCGGTGGTTTCGGATCTGGTACCCAGTTTAAAAAACAACGTCCTTTCGTTTTTAAAAGTACGCGGCAGTCTGGCTCAGGTAGGTAACGATACGGATCCCTACGGACTGGCCGAAGTGTATACTGCCGGAACTTCCTGGAACGGCTCCCTACCCGAATTTTACGTACCGACGCGTAAACCTAACCCCACCCTGAAGCCCGAAATCACGACGGGGCAGGAAGTAGGTCTGGAGGCTCGCTTCTTCCGGGGCAAACTCGGTCTGGACGTTACTTATTACAGTCAGACGACGAAAGATCAGATCATTCCCGTTCAGCTCTCGAAGGCAACGGGCTATAACAGTGCCATTCAGAACATCGGAAAAATGCGGAACCGGGGCCTGGAAATCAGCCTGACGGGTACGCCTGTCAAGCTTGACAATGGGTTTACCTGGGACGTGGCTCTAAACTTTGCCCGCAACCGCAATACCGTACTAGAACTCCTACCGGGTGTACTTAACAACCTGGTTATCAACGAACGGCGGGGACTGACCCTCGAAGCCCGGGCGGGCCAACCCTACGGAACGCTGTACGGCTACGGATTCGAGCGGGTACAAAGCAGCGATCCCTCCGCCGCGTACTATGATCCAACGGGTCAATACGCGGGTCAGTTGGTACTCACGAACGGATTACCCGTCAAATCGACTACGCAGAAAATTCTGGGGAACGTACAACCCGACTGGATGGGTGGTTTCTCGAATACCTTTTCCTACAAAGGCCTCATCCTATCGGCTCTCATCGACGCGAAAATTGGCGGCGATATGTACGACGAAGGAACGGCTAATGCCCGCTGGACGGGCCAGTACGCCGAAACGGCCCTTGGACGGGAAGAAGGCGTCATTGGAAAAGGCGTAACCGCCGTCCGTAGTGCCGAAGGTGCGTACACTTTCACGCCGAACTCAACCATCGTTTCGGCCAATCAGTATTACGGTTACAACAACCCGCGTAACTATCACGAAGCGGCCATTTTCGATGCTTCCTACGTGAAGTTACGGGAAGTGTCGCTGGGCTACCAGATTCCCTCGGCTTTCATTAAACGACTGCGACTGCAATCGGCCAAGATTTCAGTGGTGGGACGGAACGTGGCCATGTTGTTCAAAAACCATCCCCACGCCGACCCCGAAATTGACGCCAATGGCGGTAATGCTCAAGGCTTTGGCTACGGCGAACTTCCCTCTTCCCGCAGTATGGGCTTCAACCTGAGTCTGGGTTTCTAA
- a CDS encoding septal ring lytic transglycosylase RlpA family protein: MNVPVLKISALLSCLTFCKAKAQSIKELTGLASIYHSKFEGKKTAAGELFNQTFLTAAHRSLPFNSLVEVINPLTQKSIIVRINDRGPYGHHRLIDISETGARLLGFLGKGVGEVKLRILRWGGATSPKPLADLDPQVTYFAADSLLRRKTDLRIHH, encoded by the coding sequence ATGAATGTACCCGTATTGAAGATTTCGGCTCTTTTGAGTTGTTTGACTTTCTGCAAAGCAAAAGCACAGAGTATCAAAGAATTAACGGGTTTGGCCTCTATTTATCATTCCAAATTTGAGGGAAAAAAGACGGCAGCTGGCGAATTATTCAACCAGACGTTCCTCACAGCGGCCCACCGTAGTTTACCGTTTAATTCACTCGTTGAAGTAATTAATCCGCTCACTCAGAAGTCCATCATCGTTCGAATTAATGATCGGGGCCCTTATGGACATCATCGCCTGATTGATATTTCGGAAACTGGAGCCCGCCTGCTGGGTTTTTTAGGCAAGGGGGTAGGTGAAGTAAAGCTGCGAATTTTACGTTGGGGCGGGGCCACGTCTCCCAAACCACTGGCTGACCTTGATCCACAAGTGACGTACTTTGCCGCGGATTCCTTACTGCGGCGTAAAACGGATCTTCGGATTCATCACTAG
- a CDS encoding sialidase/neuraminidase family protein, producing MKSNSFWLGLAFFQVLNGYAQTGSPQEPVRYIGGETIDPTLHEGRLRYAIGTENRQTLRANRTHPETADDHGWTYNHASNLCYWNGTFYQQYLSNPVDEHVAPGQTLVMTSKDGRHWNKPQVVFPPYQAPAGVKIPEEYKGYMMHQRMGFYVAPNGRLLVLAFYGHTEDPFGKGGIGRVVREAYKDGTYGPIYFIRYTSHANWNESNTSYPFYKKATDAAFVKACDDLLKNPLMTFQWYDEDNGLDGFYNHKKAGQALSYYHRKDGKVVALWKKSLTALSSDEGKTFSQPVKVPTLVMSGGKQWGQRTDDGRYALSYNPIEQTQYRFPLVVVTGDDGILFDHMLLIQGELPPRRYTGRWKDFGPCYMRGIEEGNGNPPGNDLWMSYSMNKEDIWVSRTPVPVTYRVKGTVKDNFDALETEGAIPDWNIYAPKWAPVSVVETPGKSGKSLLLADQDLYDYARAIRVFEEGTQVTTKLKVYADPANTGMLDIDLTDQYGNRPVRIRFNEKNQLMATDGSTEKVLQSYEKGRWYELEVQTKAMPDGHYSVKVNGKTVLEKAQLAEAVKSIERLSLRTGPYRNLPNRQTPNETNDPPLPNADIPTSPTRFYLDEVVIGK from the coding sequence ATGAAATCAAATTCCTTTTGGCTCGGGCTGGCCTTTTTTCAGGTACTCAATGGCTACGCCCAGACGGGTAGTCCGCAGGAACCCGTCCGGTATATCGGTGGCGAAACCATCGATCCTACGCTTCACGAAGGTCGTCTACGGTACGCCATTGGTACCGAAAACCGACAAACCCTGCGGGCCAACCGTACCCACCCCGAAACCGCCGACGACCACGGCTGGACGTACAACCACGCCTCGAATCTCTGTTACTGGAACGGCACGTTCTACCAGCAATACCTGAGCAATCCCGTGGATGAACACGTGGCTCCGGGCCAAACGCTGGTCATGACTTCCAAAGACGGTCGGCACTGGAATAAACCTCAGGTGGTGTTTCCGCCGTATCAGGCTCCGGCGGGCGTCAAAATTCCGGAAGAGTACAAGGGCTACATGATGCACCAGCGAATGGGTTTCTACGTAGCTCCGAATGGTCGGTTGCTGGTGCTGGCTTTCTACGGTCATACCGAAGATCCCTTCGGAAAAGGAGGAATCGGACGGGTGGTACGCGAAGCCTACAAAGACGGAACCTACGGACCCATTTATTTCATTCGCTACACCAGTCACGCTAATTGGAATGAATCCAATACGAGTTATCCGTTCTATAAAAAAGCAACGGATGCGGCTTTTGTAAAAGCCTGCGACGATCTGCTGAAGAATCCGCTCATGACCTTTCAGTGGTACGACGAAGACAATGGTCTCGACGGCTTTTATAACCACAAAAAGGCTGGACAAGCCCTGTCGTATTACCACCGCAAAGACGGAAAAGTGGTCGCTCTCTGGAAGAAGTCACTCACGGCTCTTTCCTCGGATGAAGGCAAGACGTTCTCCCAACCCGTGAAAGTCCCCACGCTGGTTATGTCCGGCGGGAAGCAATGGGGGCAGCGGACGGATGATGGCCGCTACGCCCTGAGTTACAATCCCATCGAACAAACGCAGTACCGCTTTCCATTAGTCGTGGTGACAGGCGACGACGGGATTCTGTTTGATCACATGCTACTGATTCAGGGAGAATTACCGCCCCGACGGTATACCGGTCGCTGGAAGGATTTCGGTCCCTGTTACATGCGGGGCATCGAAGAAGGGAATGGAAACCCGCCGGGGAATGACCTGTGGATGAGTTACAGCATGAACAAGGAAGATATCTGGGTTAGTCGGACGCCCGTACCCGTCACGTACCGCGTAAAAGGTACGGTAAAAGACAATTTTGATGCGTTAGAAACCGAAGGGGCCATTCCTGATTGGAACATTTACGCTCCGAAATGGGCTCCGGTATCAGTAGTCGAAACGCCCGGGAAATCGGGCAAAAGTCTCTTGCTGGCAGACCAGGATTTGTACGATTACGCCCGGGCCATCCGGGTATTTGAAGAAGGAACCCAGGTAACGACAAAACTGAAGGTATACGCCGATCCAGCCAATACGGGTATGCTGGACATCGACCTGACCGATCAATATGGGAACCGACCCGTACGGATTCGCTTTAATGAAAAAAATCAGCTTATGGCTACGGATGGCAGTACGGAGAAAGTACTACAATCCTACGAAAAAGGTCGCTGGTATGAGCTGGAAGTCCAGACGAAAGCAATGCCGGATGGACACTATTCGGTGAAAGTCAACGGCAAAACCGTACTGGAAAAAGCTCAGCTGGCCGAAGCGGTTAAATCCATTGAACGTTTATCGCTTCGGACCGGACCCTACCGAAATCTACCCAACCGACAAACGCCCAACGAAACCAATGACCCGCCTTTACCAAATGCGGATATTCCTACGTCACCCACGCGGTTCTATCTTGATGAGGTGGTGATTGGAAAGTAG
- a CDS encoding TonB-dependent receptor → MLMVSLLLTAFSGKAQDQPIINATVSGIVLDASSGDPLVGATVVIKGTTNGASTDANGQFNLRTGQKLPFTLIVSFVGYAKKEVVVNDKQVTINLDPTSNKLDDVIISSRRRQESAQEVPIPISVIQGSRAEDAGAFNVNRLKELVPTVQLYVSNARNTTLNIRGLGSTFGLTNDGIDPGVGFYVDGVYYARPAATALDFIDIDRIEVLRGPQGTLFGKNTTAGAFNISTRAASFTPGANFELSYGNYGFIQAKGSLTGPLGKKLAARLSFTGTQRDGLFYNVHTQLPINDINNIGVRGQFLYTPSDNVKITLIGDVSNQKPNGYGWPVAGVVPTQRAAYRQFNAIIADLGYKLPYQSAFERKLDLDTPSKADNQLGGVSVNADIKIGNGTLTATSAWRYWKWTPLNDRDYIGLPVFTISSGNSVHDQWSQEVRYSGKISSKISGVVGVFGLWQDLKSDPVQTEEAGSAQWRFAQSTTSALWKTPGLFDNFGIRTNNRIRSTSLAVFAQADWAITEKLHFLPGVRYNYDKKVVDYDRKTYGGLQTTDAALLALKRLVYTDQSFHTDYDQGNFSGQLSLQYKATNKINAYATYSIGYKPIGVNVGGLPTANGVTLIDLANVKPEYVAHKELGIKTRPSANSILNLTVYRSDIDDFQTQVQTPEPGVNRGYLANAEKVRVQGVELDGSLRFTNLNFNAAVAYTDGKYVRFTNAPVPLEEVGGAQAFKDISGGELPGISKWSGSVGGEAHTNGNLLGLKGNYFLGLDVFYRSKFSSSPSPSQYLNIEGYSLTNGRAGFRASNGLSFFAWARNIFNKNYYEMLLAAPGSYGQYAGIVGDQRMYGVTIRYTY, encoded by the coding sequence ATGCTTATGGTCAGCTTGTTGCTGACTGCTTTTTCAGGAAAAGCTCAGGATCAACCCATTATTAATGCTACCGTTTCCGGAATTGTACTGGATGCGTCTTCCGGCGACCCGCTGGTGGGGGCCACCGTCGTTATCAAGGGAACGACCAACGGAGCCAGTACGGACGCCAATGGTCAGTTCAACCTCCGGACCGGACAAAAGCTGCCCTTCACGCTCATCGTATCCTTTGTGGGGTATGCCAAAAAAGAAGTAGTCGTTAATGACAAACAGGTGACGATCAACCTGGATCCCACTTCTAACAAACTCGACGACGTGATTATTTCCTCCCGTCGCCGTCAGGAGTCGGCTCAGGAAGTACCCATCCCCATTTCCGTCATTCAGGGTTCCCGGGCTGAAGACGCGGGAGCTTTCAATGTCAACCGACTGAAAGAACTGGTACCTACTGTGCAATTGTACGTATCCAATGCCCGGAATACCACGCTGAACATTCGAGGATTGGGCTCCACCTTTGGACTCACCAACGACGGTATTGACCCCGGCGTAGGGTTCTACGTCGATGGTGTATACTATGCCCGTCCGGCGGCTACGGCTCTGGATTTTATTGACATTGATCGGATTGAAGTATTACGTGGTCCCCAGGGAACGCTCTTTGGAAAAAACACCACGGCGGGAGCGTTTAACATTTCGACCCGGGCCGCCAGCTTCACGCCCGGAGCTAACTTCGAATTAAGCTACGGTAACTACGGGTTTATCCAAGCGAAAGGATCACTGACGGGACCATTGGGTAAAAAACTGGCCGCTCGTCTTTCGTTTACGGGTACGCAACGGGATGGATTATTTTACAACGTGCATACGCAATTGCCCATCAACGACATCAATAACATTGGCGTTCGCGGACAGTTTTTGTACACACCGAGCGACAACGTAAAAATCACCCTGATTGGCGACGTGTCCAATCAAAAACCGAACGGCTACGGTTGGCCCGTGGCAGGTGTCGTCCCTACGCAGCGGGCTGCATACCGGCAGTTCAACGCGATTATTGCTGATTTAGGCTATAAGCTACCTTACCAGAGTGCCTTTGAACGAAAACTGGATCTGGATACGCCTTCCAAAGCCGACAACCAACTGGGCGGCGTATCAGTGAATGCGGATATCAAGATTGGGAACGGAACGCTGACGGCTACTTCCGCGTGGCGGTACTGGAAATGGACGCCGCTGAACGACCGGGATTACATTGGTTTGCCCGTATTCACGATTTCTTCCGGTAACTCGGTCCACGATCAGTGGTCGCAGGAGGTTCGGTATTCGGGTAAAATTTCTTCTAAAATCAGTGGCGTCGTTGGAGTATTCGGACTCTGGCAGGATTTGAAATCCGATCCGGTACAAACGGAAGAGGCGGGTTCAGCCCAGTGGCGTTTCGCTCAGAGTACCACCAGTGCTTTATGGAAAACGCCGGGCTTGTTCGATAACTTCGGTATTCGCACCAATAACCGCATCCGTAGTACCAGTTTGGCCGTATTTGCTCAGGCAGATTGGGCCATTACCGAAAAACTACACTTCTTACCCGGTGTACGTTATAACTACGACAAGAAAGTGGTGGACTACGACCGCAAGACCTACGGTGGCCTGCAAACGACCGATGCGGCTCTGTTAGCTCTGAAGCGACTGGTATATACCGATCAATCTTTCCACACGGATTATGATCAGGGTAATTTCTCCGGACAACTCTCGCTTCAGTACAAAGCGACCAATAAGATCAACGCTTATGCTACGTACTCCATCGGTTACAAGCCCATCGGTGTGAACGTGGGTGGATTACCCACGGCCAATGGCGTAACCCTGATTGACCTGGCGAATGTAAAACCCGAATACGTGGCTCATAAGGAACTGGGCATTAAAACCCGACCTTCGGCTAATTCCATTCTAAACCTGACCGTATACCGCTCGGACATCGACGATTTCCAGACGCAGGTACAAACGCCGGAACCGGGTGTAAACCGGGGGTATCTGGCCAATGCCGAAAAAGTGCGGGTACAGGGTGTGGAGCTGGACGGAAGCCTGCGTTTTACGAACCTGAATTTTAACGCGGCAGTAGCCTATACCGATGGCAAGTACGTACGGTTTACAAACGCTCCCGTACCCTTGGAGGAAGTCGGAGGAGCCCAGGCCTTTAAGGATATTTCAGGCGGTGAATTACCGGGTATTTCCAAGTGGTCGGGGTCGGTTGGGGGAGAAGCCCATACCAATGGCAACCTACTGGGACTGAAAGGCAATTACTTCCTGGGCCTGGATGTGTTCTATCGCTCGAAATTTTCATCCAGTCCGTCGCCCTCGCAGTACCTGAACATAGAAGGCTACTCACTGACGAACGGCCGGGCCGGTTTCCGGGCCTCCAATGGCTTGAGCTTCTTCGCTTGGGCACGCAACATCTTCAATAAGAACTACTACGAAATGTTACTGGCAGCTCCGGGTAGCTACGGCCAATACGCCGGAATCGTGGGCGATCAGCGGATGTATGGGGTAACGATTCGGTATACGTATTAA